A DNA window from Flavisolibacter ginsenosidimutans contains the following coding sequences:
- a CDS encoding class I SAM-dependent methyltransferase, translating into MASPVAFTGHVPHNYDTYLGPLFFEPYAINLASRLQNNHYQSILEIACGTGRVTKHLLPKLSAEGKLVATDLNEAMLTVSREKIKNPRVEWKIADAQNLPFNDEEFDLVVCQFGVMFFPDKPKAFGEAFRVLKSAGMFFFNTWDRIEENALADVSHAVLKEFFPDGSGSFMEKGPHGFYDTALITQLLQDAGFGQISIDTVRLVSTAATADECVNGILGGTPLNVFLSERNADKEPIKKRLRDELQKRYGTTNLQLPMQAFVCTATKGCKT; encoded by the coding sequence ATGGCCTCACCTGTTGCTTTCACCGGTCACGTGCCGCACAATTACGACACCTATTTAGGCCCTTTGTTTTTCGAACCGTATGCGATTAACCTTGCAAGCCGGCTTCAGAATAACCATTACCAAAGCATCCTCGAAATTGCCTGCGGCACGGGCCGCGTTACAAAACATTTGCTGCCAAAGTTGTCGGCGGAGGGCAAATTGGTTGCAACGGATCTGAACGAAGCCATGCTGACTGTAAGTCGCGAAAAAATAAAAAATCCCCGCGTTGAATGGAAGATAGCCGATGCGCAGAATTTGCCGTTCAATGATGAAGAATTTGACTTGGTTGTTTGTCAATTCGGCGTCATGTTTTTCCCCGACAAGCCAAAGGCATTTGGCGAAGCATTCCGTGTTTTAAAAAGCGCCGGAATGTTTTTTTTCAATACCTGGGACCGCATTGAAGAAAATGCGCTGGCCGATGTATCTCATGCCGTCTTGAAAGAATTTTTTCCCGACGGCTCCGGGAGTTTTATGGAAAAAGGCCCGCACGGATTTTACGACACAGCCCTGATCACTCAACTGTTACAAGACGCAGGATTTGGCCAAATTTCCATTGATACCGTTCGTCTTGTTAGTACGGCCGCAACGGCCGATGAATGCGTCAACGGCATCCTTGGCGGCACACCGCTCAACGTCTTTCTTTCGGAGCGGAACGCCGACAAAGAACCCATTAAAAAACGACTGCGCGACGAGCTACAAAAACGCTACGGAACCACCAACCTGCAACTGCCCATGCAGGCCTTTGTTTGCACGGCCACCAAAGGTTGTAAAACGTGA
- a CDS encoding VIT1/CCC1 transporter family protein, which yields MNAAAKQKHHQFVIQYVQPALLGLMDGSVSTLAPLFAAAGLTHQPLQTFYVGLAASLGAAISMGLAEALSDDGTITGRGNPWMRGLITGVATGLGGMLHTLPFLFANIKTALHLAYAVVIIELLTIAVIRFRYMKTPLAKTVVQVVLGGMIVFAVGVWLGMS from the coding sequence ATGAACGCAGCCGCCAAACAAAAACACCATCAATTCGTCATTCAATACGTGCAGCCAGCCTTGCTGGGTTTAATGGACGGTTCAGTTTCCACGCTTGCGCCGCTGTTTGCCGCAGCGGGTCTTACTCACCAACCGCTGCAAACGTTTTACGTTGGCTTGGCTGCATCGCTTGGCGCGGCCATTTCAATGGGACTTGCTGAGGCTTTGTCGGATGACGGAACCATAACGGGGAGGGGCAATCCATGGATGCGCGGACTCATTACCGGTGTGGCTACAGGCTTAGGCGGCATGTTGCACACCTTGCCATTCCTCTTCGCCAATATTAAAACCGCTTTGCACCTTGCTTATGCCGTTGTCATCATTGAACTGCTGACCATTGCGGTCATTCGCTTTCGTTATATGAAAACGCCTTTGGCCAAAACAGTTGTACAAGTTGTGCTTGGCGGAATGATTGTCTTTGCCGTGGGTGTGTGGCTGGGAATGTCGTAA
- a CDS encoding MBL fold metallo-hydrolase, producing the protein MNPPLKITFLGTGTSSGVPMIACGCYVCTSPDKKDNRLRSSILVESPTTTVVVDTTPDFRYQMLRIGAKKLDAVLFTHPHKDHIAGLDDVRAFNFFQHKPMQLYGNSMTLEGVIRDFAYAFADKKYPGVPELELNEITLDPFSIGDIPIIPIQVWHLKMPVYGFRFGNFTYITDANRIDESEKEKIWGSKILVVNALRKEAHISHYNLQEAIALVQELQIPEAYFTHISHQLGRYEEIERALPQGIHLAYDGLVLNA; encoded by the coding sequence GTGAACCCTCCTCTCAAAATAACTTTCCTCGGCACCGGCACCAGCAGCGGCGTTCCCATGATTGCCTGCGGATGTTACGTGTGTACCTCACCCGATAAAAAAGACAACCGCCTCCGCTCGAGCATTTTGGTTGAATCGCCTACTACAACTGTTGTTGTTGACACCACGCCGGATTTTCGTTACCAGATGCTGCGCATCGGCGCAAAAAAGTTAGACGCGGTCTTGTTCACCCATCCGCACAAAGATCACATTGCCGGATTGGACGACGTAAGAGCCTTTAATTTCTTTCAGCACAAGCCCATGCAGCTTTACGGCAACAGCATGACCCTCGAAGGCGTCATTCGTGATTTTGCTTATGCCTTTGCCGACAAAAAATATCCCGGCGTGCCCGAGCTGGAGTTAAACGAAATCACACTTGATCCTTTTTCCATCGGCGACATTCCCATCATTCCAATTCAAGTGTGGCATTTAAAAATGCCCGTGTACGGTTTTCGTTTTGGCAACTTTACCTACATCACCGATGCGAACCGCATTGATGAAAGCGAAAAAGAAAAAATCTGGGGCAGCAAAATTCTGGTGGTGAATGCGCTGCGGAAAGAGGCCCACATCTCGCATTACAATCTGCAAGAAGCTATCGCACTGGTGCAGGAGCTGCAAATTCCTGAAGCTTATTTCACGCACATCTCACACCAACTTGGACGGTATGAAGAAATTGAAAGAGCCTTGCCGCAAGGTATTCATCTTGCTTATGATGGTCTTGTATTGAATGCCTGA
- a CDS encoding ABC transporter ATP-binding protein: MKKYARVFKYLSHYKGEAFLYILFILLSIVFSLISLGMLLPFLEMIFNGAKGTGLLNNSDNALVNFIRHTLTESITTRGNVPTLALICVLIIVSIFFKNLFLYLAYYVLNPLKNNIVNRLRTELYEKVLHLPIGFFTEKRKGDIISRITNDVGEVEGSVVGTLEGWVRDPLTILFTLGTLFVISYQLTLFVLACIPIVAFVIGRITRSLKKGSSEMATLNAESLSVLDETLGGLRVIKAFNSEPFLRDRFFGINHRLVTVKNKLGFRRDLASPASELMGVVIFTAILFFGGQLVLNSTLSLTGSLFIVYLGLFYQLINPTKTLSGSFSNMARGTAAIERIEEILRTQSAIDDNPNGKKLDAFEDCIELRNVNFSYDGVPILKNINLKVPKGKTVALVGSSGAGKSTLADLVPRFHDVSGGELLVDGVNIKDYSLRSVREQISIVTQEPILFNDSIENNIRLGKQEASQSEIEDASKVANAYNFITKKEAGFNTNIGDRGTKLSGGERQRLTIARAIVKNPPILILDEATSSLDTESERLVQDAINNMMQNRTSIVIAHRLSTIRHADEIIVLQKGEIVERGTHEELLQKQGYYYRLVQMQEVK, translated from the coding sequence ATGAAGAAGTACGCCAGAGTTTTTAAATACCTAAGCCATTACAAGGGCGAGGCTTTCCTGTACATCCTGTTTATTTTGTTGTCCATTGTTTTTTCGCTGATATCGCTGGGCATGTTGCTGCCTTTTTTAGAAATGATCTTTAACGGGGCAAAGGGCACGGGGCTTTTAAACAATTCCGACAATGCGCTGGTAAATTTTATTCGCCACACGCTAACGGAGAGCATCACAACCCGTGGCAACGTACCTACGCTGGCCCTGATTTGCGTGCTCATTATCGTCTCCATTTTTTTCAAAAATCTTTTTCTCTACCTCGCTTACTACGTTCTCAATCCGTTAAAGAACAACATTGTTAACCGCTTGCGTACGGAGTTATATGAAAAAGTCCTGCACCTGCCCATCGGTTTTTTTACCGAGAAAAGAAAGGGTGACATCATCAGCCGCATTACCAACGACGTGGGCGAAGTGGAAGGCTCCGTGGTGGGAACGCTGGAAGGTTGGGTGCGTGACCCGCTCACGATTTTGTTTACACTCGGAACGTTGTTTGTCATTAGCTACCAGCTTACGCTTTTTGTTTTGGCCTGCATTCCCATCGTTGCTTTCGTCATTGGCCGCATTACACGAAGCCTGAAAAAAGGTTCTTCGGAAATGGCAACTCTGAACGCGGAGTCATTATCTGTTTTGGATGAGACACTCGGTGGCTTGCGTGTGATTAAAGCCTTCAATTCAGAGCCTTTTTTACGCGACCGTTTCTTCGGCATCAACCATCGCCTGGTAACGGTAAAAAACAAATTGGGCTTTCGTCGCGATTTGGCTTCACCGGCTTCGGAGTTGATGGGTGTTGTGATTTTTACGGCTATTCTTTTTTTTGGCGGACAACTGGTGTTGAATTCAACGCTGTCGCTCACGGGTTCTTTGTTTATTGTTTATCTCGGGCTGTTTTACCAGTTGATCAACCCAACAAAAACCTTGTCGGGTTCTTTTTCCAACATGGCACGCGGCACGGCGGCCATTGAACGCATCGAAGAAATTTTGCGCACGCAAAGCGCCATTGATGACAACCCGAACGGGAAAAAACTGGATGCTTTTGAAGATTGCATCGAACTGCGCAACGTGAACTTTTCTTACGACGGCGTACCCATTTTAAAGAACATCAACCTAAAAGTGCCGAAGGGAAAAACAGTGGCGCTGGTGGGTTCGTCGGGTGCGGGAAAAAGCACACTGGCCGATTTGGTTCCCCGTTTTCACGACGTGAGCGGTGGCGAACTGTTGGTGGACGGCGTAAACATCAAAGACTACTCGCTGCGGTCTGTTCGTGAGCAAATCAGCATTGTAACGCAGGAGCCAATTTTGTTTAACGACAGCATCGAGAACAACATTCGCCTGGGCAAACAGGAAGCCTCGCAAAGCGAGATTGAAGACGCTTCAAAAGTGGCCAATGCGTACAACTTCATTACGAAAAAAGAAGCGGGGTTTAATACCAACATCGGCGACCGTGGTACAAAGCTTAGCGGCGGCGAACGCCAGCGTTTAACAATTGCAAGGGCGATTGTAAAAAATCCGCCGATACTGATTTTGGATGAAGCCACATCTTCTCTTGATACCGAAAGCGAACGCCTGGTGCAGGATGCTATTAACAACATGATGCAAAACCGCACGTCCATTGTAATTGCGCACCGCCTTTCCACCATTCGTCATGCCGATGAAATTATTGTGTTGCAAAAAGGAGAAATTGTAGAGAGAGGAACGCACGAAGAATTGTTGCAGAAGCAAGGTTATTATTATCGTTTGGTGCAGATGCAGGAGGTGAAGTGA
- a CDS encoding c-type cytochrome produces the protein MSQIKYLVSAFLLLLLLVLVYFVVDKLSSTEIIAKEPTVINVDTPAKPSFAINAERKSLFYENCATCHALDKVMTGPALRGINERGPWIERKNLVKWVRNPAAMIPKLAYTRELAATFNGQVMPSFSQLTDKQIEDILDYIKTAPTVVPTALPDFVAN, from the coding sequence ATGAGCCAGATAAAATATTTGGTAAGTGCTTTTCTATTGCTGCTGCTTTTAGTATTGGTATATTTTGTTGTTGACAAACTTTCTTCAACAGAAATTATTGCTAAAGAACCAACAGTTATAAACGTTGATACACCCGCTAAACCAAGTTTCGCAATAAATGCAGAAAGGAAAAGTTTGTTTTATGAAAACTGTGCAACTTGTCATGCATTAGACAAAGTAATGACGGGACCTGCGTTACGAGGCATCAATGAACGCGGCCCGTGGATAGAAAGAAAAAACTTGGTCAAATGGGTACGTAACCCTGCAGCAATGATTCCTAAACTTGCTTACACAAGAGAGTTGGCCGCAACATTCAATGGACAAGTCATGCCTTCATTTTCACAATTAACCGACAAACAGATTGAAGATATTCTCGATTATATCAAAACGGCACCAACTGTTGTTCCTACAGCACTACCGGATTTTGTTGCAAATTAA
- a CDS encoding acyl-CoA dehydrogenase family protein — MNFETSEITTQVAQTARDFALQNIKPYVMQWDESQEFPLHIFKGLGQLGMMGVLVPEQYGGAGLSYFEYKAVIEEIAKVDGSIGLSVAAHNSLCTGHILLFGNEEQKQRWLPKLATAEWLGAWGLTEPNTGSDAGNMKCTATKDGDNWIINGTKNWITHGKSGDVAVVVCRTGEPRTKDNATAFVVERGTPGFSGGKKENKLGMRASETAEMIFEACVVPDANRLGEVGDGFKQAMKVLDGGRISIASLSLGIAKGAYEAALQYAQERYQFDKPIASFQGISFKLADMATEIEAADLLTLQACDLKERKETVTKVAAMAKYYASETAVKVSNDAVQIFGGYGYTKDFPVEKFYRDSKLCTIGEGTSEIQKLVISREVLR, encoded by the coding sequence ATGAACTTTGAAACCTCCGAAATCACCACGCAAGTAGCGCAAACGGCCCGCGACTTTGCCCTGCAAAACATCAAGCCCTACGTTATGCAGTGGGACGAAAGCCAGGAATTTCCGCTGCACATTTTTAAAGGCCTCGGACAGCTTGGAATGATGGGCGTGCTGGTGCCTGAACAATACGGCGGCGCCGGTCTTTCCTATTTTGAATACAAGGCCGTCATCGAAGAAATTGCAAAGGTTGATGGCTCCATTGGTTTGAGCGTGGCCGCACACAACTCGCTTTGCACAGGACATATTTTATTGTTTGGCAATGAAGAACAAAAACAGCGCTGGTTGCCAAAGCTGGCTACTGCCGAATGGCTCGGCGCCTGGGGATTGACCGAGCCAAACACCGGATCTGATGCGGGTAACATGAAATGTACCGCCACCAAAGACGGCGATAACTGGATCATCAACGGCACCAAAAACTGGATCACACACGGCAAGAGCGGCGACGTGGCAGTTGTGGTTTGCCGCACCGGCGAACCGCGTACAAAAGACAACGCAACCGCCTTTGTGGTAGAAAGAGGAACGCCGGGATTCAGCGGCGGCAAGAAGGAAAATAAATTAGGCATGCGTGCTTCCGAAACCGCCGAAATGATTTTTGAGGCTTGCGTGGTGCCTGATGCAAACAGGTTGGGTGAAGTAGGCGATGGTTTCAAGCAAGCCATGAAAGTATTGGACGGCGGGCGCATCTCCATAGCTTCGCTTTCACTCGGCATTGCCAAAGGCGCTTACGAAGCGGCGCTGCAATACGCACAGGAGCGGTACCAGTTTGACAAACCCATTGCTTCGTTCCAGGGCATCTCGTTTAAGCTTGCGGATATGGCGACTGAAATTGAAGCCGCTGATTTACTAACGCTGCAAGCCTGCGATTTAAAAGAGCGCAAAGAGACCGTAACCAAAGTGGCGGCCATGGCGAAATACTATGCCAGCGAAACGGCCGTGAAGGTTTCCAACGATGCCGTGCAAATTTTTGGCGGCTACGGTTACACCAAAGATTTTCCCGTAGAAAAGTTTTACCGCGACAGCAAACTGTGTACAATCGGTGAAGGAACAAGCGAGATACAAAAGCTGGTGATTAGCAGAGAAGTGTTGCGGTAA
- a CDS encoding FtsX-like permease family protein, giving the protein MHSLFAWRYFKAKKTTNAINVISWISIVAMLFGTAALILVLSVFNGFEDLVKGLYSSFYPDVKIVPASGKNLSLTAEQLQTLRSVKGVKALSLVVEERAFLKNGEAQSMITLKGVDSAYKQVTTVAEHIVNGEFNTGTSDKPLLVLGYGIENAVAVQADRNIFPLTVYLPRKGEVDLSDPLKSLATDTVNTSGSFLIQQDFDNKYVLTNLGFVKTMLNMPPDAYGAAEIAVNNPDDAKTVQVRLQRLLGKDYMVQTRYEQNKSLYSIMQMEKWVIYAILSLILVVAAFNMIGALTMLVLEKREDIGVLHAIGASRNFIKRIFLSEGLLLATIGGGGGMLLALLIAWAQLKFHLVPLQGDSFLISYFPVKINPWDFLLVGTTVLVISLIAAYIPARKAARQQLVLRSE; this is encoded by the coding sequence ATGCACTCCCTCTTCGCCTGGCGCTACTTCAAAGCAAAAAAAACCACCAACGCCATTAACGTTATTTCGTGGATTAGCATCGTGGCCATGTTGTTTGGCACTGCGGCGCTCATTCTTGTATTGAGCGTGTTCAACGGTTTTGAAGATTTGGTAAAAGGCCTTTATTCTTCGTTTTATCCCGATGTAAAAATCGTTCCGGCTTCGGGCAAGAACCTTAGCTTAACAGCAGAGCAATTGCAAACCCTTCGTTCGGTAAAAGGCGTAAAAGCCCTTTCGTTGGTGGTAGAGGAAAGAGCGTTTTTAAAAAACGGCGAAGCACAATCCATGATTACGCTAAAAGGCGTGGACAGTGCCTACAAGCAGGTCACAACGGTTGCGGAACACATCGTAAACGGTGAGTTTAACACGGGCACAAGCGACAAGCCTTTGCTTGTTTTGGGCTACGGTATCGAAAACGCGGTAGCCGTGCAAGCCGACCGCAATATTTTTCCGTTGACCGTTTATTTGCCGCGCAAAGGCGAGGTGGATTTATCCGACCCGTTGAAATCGCTGGCAACCGACACCGTAAACACGTCGGGCTCCTTTCTCATTCAGCAGGACTTTGACAACAAGTATGTGCTTACCAACTTGGGCTTTGTAAAAACAATGCTCAACATGCCGCCCGACGCCTACGGCGCAGCCGAAATTGCCGTGAACAATCCCGATGATGCAAAGACCGTTCAGGTACGCTTGCAGCGATTGTTGGGCAAGGATTACATGGTGCAAACACGCTACGAGCAAAACAAAAGTTTGTACTCCATCATGCAAATGGAGAAGTGGGTGATCTACGCCATTCTTTCGCTGATACTTGTTGTTGCAGCTTTCAACATGATTGGTGCCTTAACAATGCTTGTACTGGAAAAACGCGAAGACATCGGCGTGTTGCACGCCATCGGCGCCAGCCGGAATTTTATCAAAAGAATATTTTTGAGCGAAGGCTTGTTGCTGGCCACCATCGGCGGCGGCGGCGGCATGTTATTGGCCTTGCTTATTGCCTGGGCGCAATTAAAATTTCACCTTGTTCCCCTGCAGGGTGATTCTTTTTTGATCAGTTATTTTCCGGTAAAAATTAATCCCTGGGATTTTTTGCTGGTGGGCACAACAGTGCTGGTCATTTCGCTCATTGCGGCTTACATCCCGGCACGAAAAGCAGCCAGGCAGCAATTGGTATTGCGGAGTGAGTAA
- the porX gene encoding T9SS response regulator signal transducer PorX has protein sequence MSLAKILWVDDEIESLQSQKKFLVNKGYDVQTLTNGFDAIDYVKENVVDVVLIDESMPGITGLETLAKIKEVNAQIPVVLITKNETENLMDEAIGSQISDYLIKPVNPNQVWLSLKKIIDNRRLVAEKTTTAYQQQFRNLFMALNSNPNYNEWMGIYKELVHWELSLQRSDSPEMREVFQSQKNEANTEFFKYISRHYASWLKPGVKDRPVLSHTLIKDKLMPAVEKGTPTFFVLIDNLRFDQWRTIMPIFLESFRLVEEDTFYSILPTATHYARNAIFSGLMPIEIEKRFPQQWKNDDEEGGKNMFEEEFFKAQLKSMGETSLRTSYTKVLNNQAGLDLVNNVHNLLNNDLNVIVYNFVDMLSHARTEMEVLKELAGDEVSYRSITASWFEHSPLHQALKKIADKNVKIVLATDHGSVRVKTPVKVIGDKQTTTNLRYKHGRNLNYDPKEVLAFREPKDIGLPSPTINSSYIFGGEDVFLCYPNNYNHYVNYYRNTFQHGGVSLEEMIVPVIQMVSR, from the coding sequence ATGAGCTTAGCAAAAATCCTTTGGGTAGATGACGAAATAGAAAGCCTGCAATCGCAAAAAAAATTTTTGGTGAACAAAGGCTACGACGTGCAAACGCTGACAAACGGCTTTGACGCCATTGATTACGTGAAGGAAAACGTGGTGGACGTGGTGCTGATTGACGAAAGCATGCCTGGTATAACCGGCCTTGAAACCCTGGCGAAGATCAAAGAAGTGAACGCCCAAATACCCGTGGTGCTCATCACCAAAAACGAAACCGAAAACCTGATGGACGAAGCCATCGGAAGCCAGATTTCCGATTATCTTATAAAGCCCGTAAACCCAAACCAGGTTTGGCTTTCGCTCAAAAAAATCATTGACAACAGAAGGCTTGTGGCAGAGAAAACAACCACGGCTTACCAGCAACAGTTTCGCAATTTGTTCATGGCTTTAAATTCCAATCCGAACTACAACGAATGGATGGGCATTTACAAAGAACTGGTGCATTGGGAACTGAGCCTGCAACGCAGCGACAGCCCCGAAATGCGGGAGGTTTTTCAAAGCCAGAAGAACGAAGCCAACACCGAATTTTTCAAATACATTTCGCGCCATTACGCATCGTGGTTAAAGCCGGGTGTAAAGGACCGTCCGGTGCTTTCGCACACGTTGATAAAAGACAAATTGATGCCGGCTGTTGAAAAAGGCACACCCACTTTTTTTGTGTTGATTGACAACCTTCGCTTTGATCAGTGGCGTACCATCATGCCCATCTTTCTGGAAAGCTTTCGCCTAGTGGAAGAAGACACGTTTTACAGCATTTTGCCCACGGCTACGCATTATGCCCGCAACGCCATCTTCTCCGGATTGATGCCGATTGAAATTGAAAAACGTTTTCCGCAACAATGGAAAAACGACGACGAAGAAGGCGGAAAAAACATGTTTGAGGAAGAATTTTTTAAGGCTCAATTAAAGTCAATGGGCGAAACCTCGCTCCGCACGTCGTACACAAAAGTTTTGAACAATCAAGCCGGTTTGGATTTGGTAAACAACGTGCACAATCTTCTGAACAATGATTTGAACGTGATCGTTTACAACTTTGTGGACATGCTTTCTCATGCCCGTACAGAGATGGAAGTGTTGAAAGAATTGGCCGGTGACGAAGTGAGCTACCGCAGCATCACGGCCAGTTGGTTTGAGCATTCGCCGCTGCACCAGGCCTTGAAAAAGATTGCGGATAAAAATGTAAAAATTGTCTTGGCCACCGACCACGGAAGCGTTCGGGTAAAAACACCGGTGAAAGTGATTGGCGACAAACAAACCACCACCAACCTTCGCTACAAGCACGGCCGCAATCTGAACTATGATCCCAAGGAAGTGTTGGCCTTTCGCGAACCCAAAGACATCGGACTGCCTTCGCCCACCATTAATTCATCGTACATCTTTGGCGGTGAGGATGTGTTCCTTTGCTACCCGAACAACTACAATCATTACGTCAATTATTACCGCAACACGTTTCAGCACGGCGGCGTTAGTTTGGAAGAAATGATTGTGCCGGTGATACAGATGGTGAGCAGGTAA
- the rbfA gene encoding 30S ribosome-binding factor RbfA, which translates to MKEGKRQKQIGGLIQEEINTIFQRLGLSFVNGGMVSVSSVKITPDLLEARIYLSIFNATDKKEILKKIEDRHWEIKKELAAHVKHQLRRIPEIKFFLDDTLDQVFKMEELFDKIKKEEKKDEES; encoded by the coding sequence ATGAAGGAAGGAAAACGACAAAAGCAAATAGGCGGACTGATTCAGGAAGAAATCAACACCATTTTTCAACGCCTTGGATTGAGCTTTGTGAACGGCGGAATGGTGTCGGTGTCCTCGGTAAAAATTACGCCTGACCTGCTAGAAGCCCGCATTTATTTGAGCATCTTCAACGCAACGGATAAAAAAGAAATCCTCAAAAAAATTGAAGACCGCCACTGGGAAATTAAAAAAGAACTGGCCGCACACGTGAAGCACCAGTTGCGCCGCATTCCCGAGATAAAGTTTTTTCTCGATGACACGCTTGACCAGGTGTTCAAGATGGAAGAATTGTTTGACAAGATCAAGAAGGAGGAGAAGAAAGACGAGGAAAGTTGA